In the Oscillospiraceae bacterium genome, TTTCGGTCCTTTTGCGGTAAACTCAATTTCGAGGCTGAACGGGGCATCGTTATTAGCCTTGTCCAGTTTATTGAAAAGCGTTTTGAAATCGACGTAGCCTTTTCCAAGTGCAGGGAAATCCCATGCATCGCGTGCGCCTGCCTTATCCTTGATGTGCAGGTACGCCACATTGTCCATGCAGGTATCGATATCATCTGCTGCATCTACATTGCCATAGAACACGCAGTTTGCCGTATCGTAGTTGATTTTTACCAGATTGGAATTTACTGCCGTGACAATCTCATTCATGATTGTGCCGGTCGCATGCTCACCGTGCAGCTCCAGGACCAGCATCAAGCCATTTTCTTTCAGATGCGGGATCAGTCCTTTGATGTTCTGCACCAGAACTTCGTTTCCGGTTTTTGCTTTATCCTTTAAATGGGCCTCACCGATTGAGGAGACAATGTATTTACAGCCGAAGAAATGCGCCAGGCGCATATTCATAATAAAATCAGGCAGTCTGTCTACATCCATAAGGTTTGTATGACCGCTCATCGCAAAGGGGACTAGATCCAGCTCTTTCAGTTTGTCCTGCACATGGCAAAGACTTGCAAAGCTCTGGTCCGGAAAGACGTGTTCTGTCCATCCCTTTGTTGCCGTCAGTTCTACATAATGGAACCCCGCTGCGGCGATTCCCTCCAGTGCTTCATCGATTGAGTAACCATGGTAGCAGTTGGAATTGACACCAATAATTCTGGGCATCATAATCTCAAGCCTCTTTTCTGCATCAGTCAGCGTATAGGCCGCCTTGCATCTGTTCAAAGAAATCGTAGTAGTGATCAATATAATATCTTGCAGCACCGCCAAGCTCGGAATCCAGCCCCAGTGTAGAATACTGGATCCAGGTATTGGACACGAACTCTTTAAAGCCGCTATTTTGTACTTCATCGCGAATGTTCGAAAGGAAGAACGGGCCAAGATTTACGCCCATACCGCCAATCACCACAAGCGACGGATTGAAAAGCGTGATCAGATTTGAGATCGCAAAAGACAAATCGACCGCTAGATCTTTTATCAGCTCTTTTGCATGGGCATCCCCATCTTCAGCCATGGCACCGATATCACAGTACAAAGGTTTGCGTCCAGCGAAACGGGTCAAATCAATACCGCACGCCTCCGCTCTTTCCGTCAAGGCATTTTCACCTACAACACGTTCAACGCAGCCATGATTTCCGCAAGCGCAAAGCGGTCCGTTTCTGTCAACTGAGAAATGTCCGAACTGCGTTGCATTGCCGCCAGCCCCACGAAGCATTTTTCCATTGGCAAAAAGGCAAGCGCCAACACCTTTTGAGACGTTGATATAGGCAAAATTGGGTTCTGTAATGTTGGCAAACACATATTCTGCGTAAGCGAAACAGGCGGTATCATTCAGCAGGCAGAAAGGATAATCATGAAAAGCTTCTTCAAAGCGCTGGACCACAGGGTCACTGTAGCCTACGCCGATGACTGTGGAGAGGATCCGTTTATTTTCTGCATCAATAATGCCCGGTATAATGATGCAGAGACCCATGATGCGTTTATCCCCTACTTTCGGCTTCATAATGTTGAAAAAGGTGGATGTGATCTTGTCGACCTTATCCTCTTCTTCCGTAAGGGGAATCTGATCCCGGAAGGCGATCTTATTATCCGCCGTGATCAGGGCAATATCCAAGCGCGCTCTCCGCCAGCTGATAACCGCCACTAGGTTTTCTGTACCATTGACCCTCAGTTCGCTGGGACGGCGTCCCATTTGCTGGCTGACAACGGTCCCGCAGTCAATGAGATACTTGTTGACAATCAGCTCATCAACCAAGCTGGAAACCGTGGGTTTGCTGAGATTGGTTTCTTTCGACAACGCCGCCCTCGAGATACTTCTATTTTGGTTTACCAGTTGGTAGATTTTTTTCAGGTTTTCTGCACGGATGCGCTGTTGAATAACCATTTACAAATTTTGCCTTTCGTGTAGCAAATATCAGGTCTGGTTCGTTAGTTAGTTAGTTAAGTTATCTTACTTATTGCGTCTAAATAGTAACATATTCGCTTTTTGATTTCAACACCTCGCAAAGAAGTT is a window encoding:
- a CDS encoding sugar phosphate isomerase/epimerase; the encoded protein is MMPRIIGVNSNCYHGYSIDEALEGIAAAGFHYVELTATKGWTEHVFPDQSFASLCHVQDKLKELDLVPFAMSGHTNLMDVDRLPDFIMNMRLAHFFGCKYIVSSIGEAHLKDKAKTGNEVLVQNIKGLIPHLKENGLMLVLELHGEHATGTIMNEIVTAVNSNLVKINYDTANCVFYGNVDAADDIDTCMDNVAYLHIKDKAGARDAWDFPALGKGYVDFKTLFNKLDKANNDAPFSLEIEFTAKGPKDLDEINTAVKESAVYLKNLGYKI
- a CDS encoding ROK family transcriptional regulator, yielding MVIQQRIRAENLKKIYQLVNQNRSISRAALSKETNLSKPTVSSLVDELIVNKYLIDCGTVVSQQMGRRPSELRVNGTENLVAVISWRRARLDIALITADNKIAFRDQIPLTEEEDKVDKITSTFFNIMKPKVGDKRIMGLCIIIPGIIDAENKRILSTVIGVGYSDPVVQRFEEAFHDYPFCLLNDTACFAYAEYVFANITEPNFAYINVSKGVGACLFANGKMLRGAGGNATQFGHFSVDRNGPLCACGNHGCVERVVGENALTERAEACGIDLTRFAGRKPLYCDIGAMAEDGDAHAKELIKDLAVDLSFAISNLITLFNPSLVVIGGMGVNLGPFFLSNIRDEVQNSGFKEFVSNTWIQYSTLGLDSELGGAARYYIDHYYDFFEQMQGGLYAD